CCGCATCCAGCTCGACTTGGATAGCGCGCTCGACGGTCGGGTGCTCGAGGACACGCCGAAGCGCGCCGCCGTCGCCGCCGCCGATGATCAGCACCCGCCGCGGCGCCGGCAGGGCGCAGAGGGCCGGATGGACGAGCATCTCGTGGTAGATGTGCTCATCGACAGTCGAGGTCTGGATCGCCCCCTCGAGGATGAGGGTCGTTCCGAGAAGCTCCGTTTCGATCACCTGGATCGATTGGTGCGGCGACCGGCCGCGGTAGATCTCGCGGCGGACGCGGTAGCCCTGCCGATAGCCGTGGAGCGGCGCTTCAGCGAACCAGTGTTCCCGCGGGAACACGGGCTCGGGTGTCGACAATTCCACGCTTCATCTCCATGACTTGAACGTGCCCGGGCGCGAAATAGCGCTGGAGCACTGGCGCCACTTCTTCTGGGCGCACTTTTTTGCCGCAAGTGAAGACATCCACCGCCGCATAGCCCAATTCGGGCCAGGTGTGGATCAAGATGTGCGACTCCGAGATCACCGCAACGCCGGTAACCCCTTGCGGCGTGAAGGGATGAATGAACAACTCGAGCAGCGTCGCGCCGCATGCCTCGGTTGCTTCAATGAGCGCGCACCGCACGGCCTCGACCGAGTCGAGGTTCTCGTTACAGCCCCACATCTCCATGATGAGGTGGCGACCAACACTTTCCATCGGTACCCCCCTTACCAGAGCATGACGGCTGCAACCGTGCAGCCATGCCGTTCCACGCGATGCTCGCACGACTCTAGGATGAGCTCGTGCAAATCCAGCCCGCGGCGCGCGAACGCCTCTTCGACCTGCTGCCGGACGATCCGCTCAGCCTCAGCCGCTGTCATCGCGCCGGCATGCTCGAAGATGACGCCGTACTGGTCCTTCGACCGCCCGATCCCGACGCAGCTTGCGATCACTTGGCCCGGAGTGGCGCTTTCTGCGACCGAATAGACCACGGGGGCGAGGGTCCCTTCGACCAGATGGCTCGGCCGCTCATACATCCGCTGCGCGCCTTTCGGCAAGATGCTGCTCACTCGGATCAGGTTCAGGTTGCCCATTCCTGCTGCGAGGAGCGCATTGTCGAAGGCGTTCAGTTCGGTGCCGCCCTCAGCGGCGCCGGAGGTGACCCAGTACCGCTCAGGAACTTGCCACATCGGAATCCCTCTTGGTGTGGAGTAGGCTCTCCGCGCCGACGTAGAGGGTCGCCTCATCGACCGGCGCGGCGGCGAGGACCGAGTCCTCGAATGTTTCGATCCGGTAGAGCGACGACCGGTACCAGTGCGTGAGCGGCGGCCGACGGAGCGGCGGCAGGTCGTCGCGCACGCTGCCCACGAGATAGTCCCAGTTCTCGTAGGTGCTGAAGTCGCGAACGATGTCGGTGATCGCAACCCGGTAATAGCCGGTCAGCCGCGCCTGAAGGGCGCGCCAATTGCGGAACGACGACTCAATGACCGTCATCCCGAAGTAGCCGGCACAGCCGGCACCGCGCAGCGACTCTAGGCCGCGACCAATGAACAGTTCGAGGCCGGCGAGCGTATCGGGCGGGTCGGTGAAAAAGGTATGGAAGGCGCCCGCGAGCGAAGATGGAAGAGGGTCGCGCAGGTCAACGGTGAGAACGTCGAGGGCCAAGCGCTCAGCCGCTGCCACCTGCCGGATGAACTCATTCAGCCGCTCATCGATCTCGACGACCACCACGCGGTTCGGCAGGCCGGTCAGCGCGGCTGCGATCCCGATCAGGTCGTCGTCGCCGAGGACGATCAGGTCGCGCCCGGCGAGATCCCCGCGGTCGGCAAAGGCGGCGAGGCGCGCAAAGACGGTGTCTGTCGTGACGTAGGCTTGGTCGTAGACGGCAATGGGACGGGGACGTCCCTCCGCGATAGCGTCAAAGCGGCGGCGCGCCTCGGCAAGCTGCTCGTCGCTGACGCCGCGCCCAGCGCAGGCGGCGCAGCGCAGCGAGGGCGGCGGAACCGCGTTCCGCTCGGCGGCAAGCGCTCGTCCTCGTTCAGTGAGCGCGATCGACGTCTCTCCGACGTCGGCGAGCCCGTCGGCAGCGAGCACCCGCACCGTCTCGACAACTTGGTTGAACGGACACTTCGCGAGATCCACCGCCTGCCAGATGTCGGCCGCAGCCGGGAGGGCGGCCAGGATCCGCTCGATATCCCGTTCTGTCGTCGGGATCGCGGTTCGTTCGCTGACAAGGGCAGCTAGCCGGGCATACAATCGTTCTCCCCCTCAGGAGGCCGGAGCTCCTCACCCCTAACCCGCACCGAGGCGCGCGGCGTCATCGGTTCACCCCGACGGCGCCGGAAAGGGCCTGTTTGGGTTGGTACGCCCTTTGCGGGCGCATCCCCGACACGACAAAACCCCCGGCTCACTGGACGAAGCTGGCGGAACAGCCGCGCCCGGCCAACCGAGGGCCTTGAGGTCAGGACCACCATTATATAGCGAGCCCGGCGCGTTCGCAAATCGGGCGACGGCAAGGCGTGGCGGCGCCGGCAGACGAGGAGCGCTCCGAGCGGAGGGAAGCGCGCTCGCCTGCCCCCGAGCGGCGAACTGGTGACCGGTGCGGCGGAGGCGCCTCCTCAGCTCCGGCGCAGATCGCGATCGCGCGGCAGCGAAGCGTCGCATGCCAAGCTGCGAGCAGAGGCGCTGCATCGCCGGCTGGTGCGCGCGCCGCAGTCAGGAGCGGTCGGCAAGTGCGCTCACTCGCGGAATGCGAAGGCCGAAGGGCAGCGCCGCAAGAAGGTGTTCCGCTTTTCGCGCGGCCGTCGGGCCGGCTGGTGCATCCTCGCCGGCCGCGCGGCGCGAGGAGAGCGCACCCTCCCGCCCTTCGACGCCGGCGGCCAGCGGGAGGCCCTTGCCGCCGGCGTGCTCCTTAATCTGCGTTCCGAAGCGCAGCGGCCTGCGGTGCTGGCGCGCGCACTTCCGGCCAGGGGCGCGTGGGCATGCGGCGATGTGCCGCGCCGGCCCGAGGACCCGGTTCCTTCCGGCCAGGGGCGCGTGGGCATGCGCCTCACCCCCCTTCTGGCGCTTGGCGTTGGACAAGGCCGGCGCCGAAGAAAAAGGGACGGCGCCGGCTCCGGCACCGCCCCGCTCTCCTGCCGGAAGAAGCCGATTTGCGGACTGTTGCGCTCAGCCGTCCCTTACGGCTTCATGCCGGTGATCACCATGCAGTCCCACGGGCCACCCGGATAGCCGGGCGCAATCTGCTGCCAGCCGTTGATCCGGTTGATATTGACGAAGCCCATGGCCCGCAGGTGCTGCTCGAGGTTCAGCTTCATGTACTCGCCGAGGAACGGCTCTGGCCCTTTCGCGCGCTCAACACGCGCTCGGCGCGCCTCTTCCGTCTCGTCGTAGATGACATCAATGCACGAGAACCGCCCGCCGGGCCGCAGCAGCCGCTTCATCTCGGCAACGATCTTCTGCGCTTCCGGCTGCGGCTGCTCGTGGAGGACGTAGCTCTCGTTGACGATGTCGAACGAATTGTCCGGGAAGCTCGTCGCGCCGGCATGCTGGGCGTAGAAGAAGGCGTTCTTGACCCCACGCCGCGCTGCCCAGCCGCGAGCGAAGCGGATGAAGTGCGAGCCGAGGTCGATCCCGATCACCTCCGCATCGGGGAACAGCTCAGCGAGCGCGATCGTCGAGGGGCCGACGCCGCAGCCCATGTCGAGGATGCGCTTCGGGCGCTCATGGGCGTAGATCCGCTCGAACAGCGGCTTGACCCGCTCCGGCTGGGTGAACGTGAAGTAGTTGTTGCCGACGTAGTAGGTGCGCACCCATTTCGGGTCCCAGAGCGGGGTGTAGTGGATCGGCGTCTTCAGCCAGTGCATGGGGCGCTCGAAGGGCGGCGCGCCGGGCGGCAGGACGTCCGAGTCATCGGCAGGGCCGTCGAACGCCGGCATGCTGTTCACCCACTCCATCAAGATCGGGATCGCCCGCCGCGCGTCCGTCCACACCAACCGCATCAGCCACTGCTCGTAGGGCGTCTCCTCGTCGTAGACATTTTCCATGGTGATGACCGGCTTCTCTGGCGGGTGCTCGAGGTCGACTGCCGCCATGCGGGCGCGCCCGGCTTCTTCCTGAGGACCGCGAAATTCTGTTGTGGCCATGTCCCCTCCTTGTCGATCGGTCGGTGATCGACAAGGAGAGATTATAGAAAATATCCTGTCGATCGCCAGTGCGGCCTCTTTCGCCGCAGCGGGGACGAACCGCGGCGCAAACTGCGATCCCGGGTCGCCGGCCGTCAGCGAATGGTTGTTGTCGGCCGCGGCGTCGGGAAGAGCAGCGCGCCAAGAGCTGCTTGGAGCGCGCCGCCAACCACAAGGGCGATCAGAACGGCGACCGCCCACTGTCTCGTCACGGCGAACGTGGCGGCCAAGAGAGCAAGCGCAATCGGCGGAAAGAGCGCGTAGAACAGGAAGCGGCGGAAGGTGGGCGTCTCGATGAGGTGATATGCCGCGTCGGCGACGAGGTAGGCGGCGAGCGCGAACGCAAAGAACGCGATCTCAGCGATCGGCACCACACTCTGGACGAGAAACCCGGCGAGGAGCCCGACCACAATGCCACCGATCACGAAGTAGCGCTGGCGCGGAGCGCGCCGCCGCGGTATCGCCGGGGAAGGGACGTCGGGCCTGCGAGACATCGTTCCCTCCTACTCGTTGGCAGCTGACGGCGGGGTCGCGGGCGGCGGACTGAGTGCTTCGGGGCGGACGACGATCTCGCGATGCTCCGGCTGCGGGGACGAAGCCGCCGCGGGGCGCCCGGACGCGAGCGCGGCGAGCGCCGCTTCAATCTCCCGCAGCGCGCGCTCGATTGCCGGCTTGGCTGCCTCCCAGCGGCCATTGACCTCGTCCCGGAGCGCGGCTATCCGCCGCCGAGCATCCTCGACCCTCGCGTGAAGCCCGGGTTCGCGCTCCTCGAGAGCGGCCCGCGCTTGCGCTACCAGCCGATCGATCGCAGCGCCAAGCTGCCGCAGCTGCTCCTCGAACGGTCCCGATTGCTCCATCGTGCCTCTCCGGGGGACGGTATCTCCGGAAGTACTTTTATCTCTTCTCCGTCAAAAACGCCTCTGCCGATCGGCCTCTTCTTGCGAGCCGTTCGTCCCGCGCCTGGTCGAGCGCTCCTCAGGCGAGGGAAGATCAGCCGCGGCCGAGGGCGCGCAGGGCACGGGCCGGCTGGATTGCGCCAACCGGCGCGCCGTCTCGATCGTACAAACGGTGGAGGGGGCCGAAGGCTGCGAGGCTGGGCGGCAGCGCCCCGGCGTCGAGCACGCCAAGCGCGATCAGGGCTCCCATTGTCGCGGGACCGACAGCGCGTCCGGCGGGGTCGCCGTCGCGCACCTTCAGGGCGAGCCCCGTCCCATCGGCAAGGCCGAGCGCGAAAAATCCTTCCGCGCCGCGCTT
The DNA window shown above is from Dehalococcoidia bacterium and carries:
- a CDS encoding class I SAM-dependent methyltransferase; translation: MATTEFRGPQEEAGRARMAAVDLEHPPEKPVITMENVYDEETPYEQWLMRLVWTDARRAIPILMEWVNSMPAFDGPADDSDVLPPGAPPFERPMHWLKTPIHYTPLWDPKWVRTYYVGNNYFTFTQPERVKPLFERIYAHERPKRILDMGCGVGPSTIALAELFPDAEVIGIDLGSHFIRFARGWAARRGVKNAFFYAQHAGATSFPDNSFDIVNESYVLHEQPQPEAQKIVAEMKRLLRPGGRFSCIDVIYDETEEARRARVERAKGPEPFLGEYMKLNLEQHLRAMGFVNINRINGWQQIAPGYPGGPWDCMVITGMKP
- a CDS encoding arginine decarboxylase, pyruvoyl-dependent, producing the protein MWQVPERYWVTSGAAEGGTELNAFDNALLAAGMGNLNLIRVSSILPKGAQRMYERPSHLVEGTLAPVVYSVAESATPGQVIASCVGIGRSKDQYGVIFEHAGAMTAAEAERIVRQQVEEAFARRGLDLHELILESCEHRVERHGCTVAAVMLW
- the speD gene encoding adenosylmethionine decarboxylase, whose protein sequence is MESVGRHLIMEMWGCNENLDSVEAVRCALIEATEACGATLLELFIHPFTPQGVTGVAVISESHILIHTWPELGYAAVDVFTCGKKVRPEEVAPVLQRYFAPGHVQVMEMKRGIVDTRARVPAGTLVR
- a CDS encoding bis-aminopropyl spermidine synthase family protein — protein: MYARLAALVSERTAIPTTERDIERILAALPAAADIWQAVDLAKCPFNQVVETVRVLAADGLADVGETSIALTERGRALAAERNAVPPPSLRCAACAGRGVSDEQLAEARRRFDAIAEGRPRPIAVYDQAYVTTDTVFARLAAFADRGDLAGRDLIVLGDDDLIGIAAALTGLPNRVVVVEIDERLNEFIRQVAAAERLALDVLTVDLRDPLPSSLAGAFHTFFTDPPDTLAGLELFIGRGLESLRGAGCAGYFGMTVIESSFRNWRALQARLTGYYRVAITDIVRDFSTYENWDYLVGSVRDDLPPLRRPPLTHWYRSSLYRIETFEDSVLAAAPVDEATLYVGAESLLHTKRDSDVASS